Proteins encoded by one window of uncultured Cohaesibacter sp.:
- the ugpC gene encoding sn-glycerol-3-phosphate ABC transporter ATP-binding protein UgpC: MASLTIKDLYKSYGRVEVLKGIDLEIEDGGFLVLVGPSGCGKSTLLNTIAGLEDITSGDIMIGDRSVSGLAPSKRDIAMVFQSYALYPNMTVAQNISFGMEVRGIDKAERETSIKRVADMLQIGELLNRKPGQLSGGQRQRVAMGRALVRDPQVFLFDEPLSNLDAKLRVDMRTEIKRLHHRMGTTIVYVTHDQIEALTLASKIAVLKDGYLQQFGSPAEVYDDPVNMFVADFMGSPSMNLVPATVKVEGGSVTISLVEANGETFTLPVQDAGGLPHYDGKGIVLGIRPEALTDPHGADRTSSQVIERSCMVDVVEPAGSDTFVILHLGGKQAIARMRANAPVKAGEKATLAFDMEKAVYFDPETTERIR; the protein is encoded by the coding sequence ATGGCCTCACTGACGATCAAAGATCTCTATAAATCCTATGGTAGGGTCGAGGTCCTGAAGGGCATCGATCTCGAAATTGAAGATGGCGGCTTTCTGGTGCTGGTCGGGCCGTCCGGCTGTGGCAAGTCGACCTTGCTCAACACCATTGCTGGCCTTGAGGACATCACCAGCGGAGACATCATGATCGGGGATCGTTCAGTCTCCGGACTGGCGCCCTCCAAGCGTGATATCGCCATGGTGTTCCAGTCCTATGCGCTCTATCCCAACATGACGGTTGCCCAGAATATCAGTTTCGGGATGGAAGTCCGGGGGATTGACAAGGCTGAACGCGAAACCTCAATCAAGCGTGTTGCCGACATGCTGCAGATCGGCGAGCTGCTCAACCGCAAGCCCGGCCAGCTTTCGGGTGGTCAGCGGCAGCGTGTGGCCATGGGCCGGGCGCTGGTGAGAGACCCTCAGGTGTTCCTGTTCGATGAACCGCTGTCCAACCTTGACGCCAAGCTCCGGGTCGACATGCGCACCGAGATCAAGCGGCTGCATCACCGGATGGGAACGACCATCGTGTATGTGACCCACGACCAGATCGAGGCCCTGACGCTCGCCAGCAAGATCGCCGTGCTGAAGGATGGCTATCTGCAGCAGTTTGGCTCTCCCGCCGAGGTGTATGATGATCCGGTCAACATGTTCGTAGCCGACTTCATGGGCTCGCCTTCGATGAACCTTGTTCCGGCAACGGTCAAGGTCGAGGGCGGATCGGTCACGATTTCGCTGGTCGAAGCCAATGGTGAGACCTTCACCCTGCCGGTTCAGGATGCCGGTGGCCTGCCGCATTATGATGGCAAGGGCATCGTGCTTGGTATTCGCCCCGAGGCTCTCACGGATCCACACGGGGCTGATCGCACCTCCTCTCAGGTGATTGAACGCTCCTGCATGGTGGATGTGGTGGAACCGGCTGGTTCGGACACCTTCGTCATTCTCCATCTGGGTGGCAAGCAGGCAATTGCCCGTATGCGTGCCAATGCACCGGTGAAGGCGGGAGAGAAGGCAACGCTGGCCTTTGACATGGAAAAGGCGGTGTATTTCGATCCTGAAACCACCGAGCGGATCCGCTAG
- a CDS encoding GGDEF domain-containing protein — MKRIYLTILAVTTVSVITSLTVTSIISYAILQRDTYVDLVICSIVPIFVAAPVTWYIDRQRRKLDMALSDLRRAHEQLEYQANRDFLTGALNRQCFVKTVSEGWGTEGGALLCMDVDNFKQINDTYGHGVGDMALKLITDAITAAVGEGDLVARIGGEEFSVFSFGAGYDEAEALGERIRRIISELVFRPDGEGLHKLTVSIGVAFTSETGRFDALVDLADQRMYRAKTSGEEPRGSAGAIRRAAGRLIRSDFGCLPRLQKRVMQGNDGRGC; from the coding sequence ATGAAGCGGATCTACCTGACCATTCTGGCTGTCACTACAGTGTCCGTCATCACGTCCCTGACTGTGACCAGTATCATCTCCTATGCGATCCTGCAGCGGGACACCTATGTCGATCTGGTCATCTGCTCCATCGTGCCGATTTTCGTTGCCGCTCCTGTCACTTGGTATATCGACCGGCAGCGCCGCAAGCTTGACATGGCGCTTTCAGATTTGCGCCGAGCCCACGAGCAGCTGGAGTATCAGGCCAACCGGGATTTTCTGACCGGTGCGCTCAATCGGCAATGTTTCGTCAAGACGGTGTCAGAAGGTTGGGGCACCGAGGGCGGGGCTTTGCTCTGCATGGATGTCGACAATTTCAAGCAGATCAACGACACTTACGGCCATGGAGTGGGGGATATGGCCCTCAAGCTGATCACCGACGCCATCACGGCGGCGGTTGGGGAGGGCGATCTCGTTGCCCGGATCGGCGGCGAGGAGTTTTCCGTCTTCAGCTTTGGGGCGGGCTACGACGAGGCCGAAGCGCTCGGCGAGCGCATCCGCCGGATCATTTCCGAGCTGGTCTTCCGGCCAGATGGTGAAGGTTTGCACAAGCTGACAGTCAGCATTGGCGTTGCCTTCACCAGTGAGACCGGGCGCTTTGATGCTCTTGTTGATCTCGCCGATCAGCGGATGTATCGGGCGAAGACTTCAGGGGAAGAACCGCGCGGTTCTGCCGGAGCGATCCGACGTGCTGCGGGTCGCTTGATCCGGTCCGATTTCGGCTGCCTGCCACGTCTTCAGAAGCGCGTCATGCAAGGCAACGACGGGCGGGGGTGCTGA
- the mdoH gene encoding glucans biosynthesis glucosyltransferase MdoH yields the protein MATDRMTLHTLRTIAITLSLVIGIGAFLVFMQIGIVDGLEIIDVVRAVLILISTTWLAWGGIQGLLGLTTNPSTPSLNRDAPIQGRTVVIMPVYNEDPLVSFSRLAAMDQSLKETGVDADIHFAILSDSRNPAIAALEEQLFVRLVSDVQGEGRFFYRRREQNTGKKAGNLEDFIERSGGAYNYAVILDADSLMEGETIIEMIRRMEADPGLGLLQTLPKIVRARSRFGRAMQFAASFFSPIFCRGQAMLQGRTGSFWGHNAIIRVSAFAQSCGLPVLHGEPPFGGHIMSHDYVEAALLARAGWTVRVDDDLGGSYEEGPENIVEHAKRDRRWCQGNLQHSRIIAAPGLKPWSRFTFAQGIMAYIAPLFWLAFLIVSILDPFFDTQPDYFPEPNWPTPYIPPSMASEAIGLFVGIFGLLFLPKLLMVLKVGITRQAGLFGGFPRVTASTLWELVFSSVIAPIMMLYATRSVYQVMRGKDGGWPTNNRGDGRLSLRESLAASGWISLCGIVGLLAVQYLAPNLLLWLLPVGLPLAFAPLILWWSSRPGSNNPAHGAG from the coding sequence ATGGCGACGGACAGAATGACTTTGCACACCTTGAGAACGATTGCGATCACGCTGTCGCTGGTAATCGGCATTGGCGCATTTCTGGTCTTCATGCAAATCGGCATTGTCGATGGCCTCGAAATCATTGACGTGGTGCGCGCCGTCCTCATTCTGATCTCGACCACATGGCTTGCCTGGGGTGGCATTCAGGGCCTTCTCGGCCTCACCACCAACCCGAGCACACCCAGCCTGAACCGCGACGCGCCCATTCAGGGCCGAACCGTCGTCATCATGCCCGTCTACAATGAGGATCCCCTCGTTTCCTTCTCCCGACTGGCCGCCATGGACCAGTCACTGAAAGAGACGGGCGTCGACGCCGACATCCATTTTGCCATTCTGTCCGATAGCCGCAATCCCGCCATCGCCGCTCTGGAAGAGCAGCTGTTCGTCCGCCTTGTCAGCGACGTGCAGGGCGAAGGCCGCTTCTTTTATCGCCGCAGGGAACAGAACACCGGCAAGAAGGCGGGCAACCTCGAGGACTTTATCGAGCGCTCAGGTGGCGCCTACAATTATGCTGTCATCCTCGACGCCGATAGCCTGATGGAAGGCGAAACCATCATCGAGATGATCCGCCGCATGGAAGCAGATCCCGGCCTCGGGCTTTTGCAGACCCTGCCCAAGATCGTGCGCGCCCGCTCCCGCTTTGGCCGCGCCATGCAATTCGCAGCATCCTTCTTCTCGCCGATCTTCTGTCGCGGACAGGCGATGCTGCAGGGCCGCACGGGATCCTTCTGGGGTCACAATGCCATCATTCGCGTCTCCGCCTTTGCCCAGTCCTGCGGCCTGCCTGTCCTACACGGCGAGCCTCCCTTTGGCGGGCACATCATGAGCCACGATTATGTCGAGGCAGCCCTTCTCGCCCGCGCTGGCTGGACCGTCCGCGTCGATGATGACCTCGGCGGCTCCTACGAGGAAGGCCCGGAGAATATCGTCGAACACGCCAAACGGGATCGCCGCTGGTGTCAGGGCAATCTGCAGCATTCACGCATCATCGCGGCCCCGGGCCTGAAGCCTTGGTCACGCTTCACCTTTGCCCAAGGCATCATGGCCTATATCGCACCGCTCTTCTGGCTGGCTTTCCTGATCGTCTCGATCCTTGATCCCTTCTTTGACACCCAGCCGGATTATTTCCCCGAACCAAACTGGCCGACCCCCTACATTCCACCCTCCATGGCATCCGAAGCCATCGGACTGTTCGTCGGCATCTTCGGCCTTCTGTTCCTGCCCAAGCTCCTGATGGTGCTCAAAGTGGGCATCACTCGGCAGGCAGGCCTGTTTGGCGGCTTTCCGCGTGTAACGGCCTCAACGCTATGGGAATTGGTCTTCTCGTCGGTGATCGCCCCGATCATGATGCTCTACGCCACCCGCTCGGTCTATCAGGTCATGCGCGGCAAGGACGGCGGTTGGCCGACCAATAACCGTGGTGACGGCCGCCTCAGCCTCAGGGAGAGCCTTGCAGCATCTGGCTGGATTTCCCTTTGCGGGATCGTCGGTCTTCTGGCAGTGCAATATCTGGCGCCAAACCTGCTTTTGTGGCTGCTGCCTGTTGGCCTGCCCCTCGCCTTCGCCCCGCTCATCCTTTGGTGGAGCTCCCGTCCAGGTAGCAACAACCCTGCTCACGGTGCCGGGTGA
- a CDS encoding glucan biosynthesis protein G, whose translation MLITRRLFIAASAATAIAPLISPSSVRAEEAAAAKAARPFSFDNLTEEMRTKASESHKPLEEVGGYLADLDYDAYRLIRYNPERARFADIKNNGFRLHAFHMGWLFKSPMTLYEIEDGQATPVSFNTDDFIYEREARELVPEHEPLPGIAGFRLHYPLNRPDVFDELLAFQGASYFRALGRGSAYGLSARGLAINTGGSEPEEFPVFTRFYVEKPVPGTDTLTIYAALESDSITGAYRFIVKPGENTVMETTVRLFLRDDIPQLGIAPLTSMFLFAERNRDRFDDFRPQVHDSEGLMITTRDGEQIWRPLSNPPHLASSYFSVDSMKGFGLYQRDRDFSSYQDTMAHYERRPSLKVEPIGDWGRGKVRLVEIPTDKEVNDNIVAFWVPENGGKAGQQFEFSYRLHWGDLNPTAENGLAYVDETRAGTGGVSGVENEDGSRKFVIDFKDGIASRLPQSAIEQGFDAPAHVQNGEIVSKTLIPIPQEGIWRLVLDVKAEPDAVVEMSAYLTGFERRLSETWTYQWINK comes from the coding sequence ATGTTGATTACCCGTCGATTGTTCATTGCGGCCAGTGCCGCCACTGCCATCGCACCCCTGATTTCCCCATCATCTGTACGGGCAGAAGAAGCGGCCGCTGCCAAGGCAGCACGGCCTTTCAGCTTTGACAACCTGACCGAAGAGATGCGCACCAAAGCCTCCGAGTCGCACAAACCTCTCGAAGAAGTCGGCGGCTATCTTGCCGATCTCGATTATGATGCCTACCGCCTCATCCGTTACAATCCCGAACGGGCACGCTTCGCAGACATCAAGAACAACGGCTTCCGCCTGCACGCTTTCCATATGGGCTGGCTGTTCAAGTCGCCGATGACGCTCTATGAAATCGAAGACGGACAGGCAACCCCCGTCTCCTTCAACACCGATGACTTCATCTACGAGCGTGAAGCGCGCGAGCTGGTGCCGGAACATGAGCCGCTGCCCGGCATCGCCGGTTTCCGGCTGCATTATCCGCTCAACCGCCCCGATGTCTTTGATGAATTGCTGGCCTTCCAGGGTGCCTCCTATTTCCGCGCCCTTGGCAGAGGCTCAGCCTATGGTCTGTCGGCCCGCGGCCTTGCCATCAACACCGGCGGCTCGGAACCGGAGGAATTTCCGGTTTTCACCCGCTTCTATGTCGAAAAACCCGTACCGGGCACCGATACCCTCACCATCTACGCCGCACTTGAAAGCGACTCCATCACCGGGGCCTATCGCTTCATCGTCAAGCCGGGCGAGAACACGGTGATGGAGACAACCGTCCGTCTGTTCCTGCGCGACGACATCCCGCAGCTCGGCATCGCTCCCCTCACTTCCATGTTCCTGTTTGCCGAGCGCAATCGCGACCGGTTCGACGATTTCCGCCCTCAGGTTCATGACAGCGAAGGTCTGATGATCACGACCCGCGATGGCGAGCAGATCTGGCGTCCGCTGTCAAACCCGCCCCATCTGGCATCGAGCTATTTCTCTGTCGATTCCATGAAGGGCTTCGGGCTCTATCAGCGCGACCGCGATTTCAGCAGCTATCAGGATACTATGGCCCACTATGAACGCCGCCCGTCCCTCAAGGTCGAGCCCATTGGCGACTGGGGCAGAGGCAAGGTGCGACTGGTCGAGATCCCGACCGACAAGGAAGTCAACGACAACATCGTTGCCTTCTGGGTGCCGGAAAATGGCGGCAAGGCCGGGCAGCAGTTCGAATTTTCCTATCGCCTCCACTGGGGCGACCTCAATCCGACGGCTGAAAACGGATTGGCCTATGTCGATGAGACGCGCGCCGGTACCGGTGGTGTTTCCGGCGTCGAGAACGAGGACGGCTCTCGCAAGTTCGTCATCGATTTCAAGGACGGGATCGCGTCGCGACTGCCTCAGTCTGCCATTGAACAGGGCTTTGACGCTCCCGCTCATGTCCAGAACGGGGAAATCGTCTCCAAGACGCTCATTCCCATCCCTCAGGAAGGCATCTGGCGACTGGTTCTGGACGTGAAGGCCGAACCGGACGCCGTGGTTGAAATGTCAGCGTATCTGACCGGGTTCGAACGTCGCCTGTCAGAAACCTGGACCTATCAATGGATCAACAAGTGA
- a CDS encoding sulfite exporter TauE/SafE family protein, whose translation MLESLPFFSGTGLSDWIIIGLILASYCTSAFTAAFGIGGGVALLALMSTFVPVATLIPVHGVVQLGSNLGRAHHLRSYILWPFLLAFLIGTIIGTAIGTQIVVSLPDAVLKVCLALFILYVIWGPKPKKTKGGPMMIALVGGLTSLGAMFLGATGPLVAAVVGGQTSDRQRVVATHASAMTIQHGLKIIAFGLVGFAYQSWLALIACMIISGYLGTLTGAKLLHRMDEKLFRHLFKVILTALALFMLMKAIGDLF comes from the coding sequence GTGCTTGAATCCCTGCCGTTTTTCTCCGGAACCGGTCTGTCGGACTGGATCATCATCGGTCTCATTCTTGCGAGCTACTGCACGTCGGCCTTCACCGCCGCCTTCGGCATAGGAGGCGGTGTGGCGCTGCTGGCGTTGATGTCCACCTTCGTCCCGGTCGCCACGCTGATACCCGTTCACGGTGTCGTCCAGCTCGGCTCCAATCTGGGCCGGGCCCATCACCTAAGATCCTATATTCTCTGGCCGTTCCTTCTCGCCTTCCTGATCGGCACCATCATCGGCACGGCAATCGGCACGCAGATCGTCGTGTCCCTGCCCGATGCGGTCCTTAAGGTCTGCCTTGCACTGTTCATTCTCTATGTGATCTGGGGGCCCAAGCCCAAGAAGACAAAGGGTGGTCCGATGATGATCGCTCTCGTCGGCGGGCTCACCTCGCTTGGTGCGATGTTCCTTGGCGCCACTGGCCCTCTGGTGGCTGCCGTCGTTGGCGGCCAAACCTCGGATCGGCAGAGGGTTGTCGCCACCCATGCTTCGGCGATGACAATCCAGCATGGGCTCAAGATCATTGCCTTCGGGCTGGTCGGTTTCGCCTACCAGTCTTGGCTAGCTCTCATCGCCTGCATGATCATCTCGGGCTATCTGGGAACACTGACGGGCGCGAAACTCTTGCATAGAATGGACGAAAAGCTGTTTCGCCACCTCTTCAAGGTCATCCTGACGGCGCTGGCTTTGTTCATGTTAATGAAAGCAATTGGTGATCTTTTTTAG
- a CDS encoding M20 aminoacylase family protein, translating to MPIVNRIADFHDEITQVRRDLHQQPELMFDVHKTAQRVVEELKGYGIQDITTGVGRSGVVAVIEGKSNTSGKTVGLRADMDALPLQETSGKPYASKIDGTMHACGHDGHTAMLLAAAKYLQETRNFDGKVVLIFQPAEEGGGGAREMVDDGLISRWGITEVYGMHNWPELDLGTFAICKGSIMASADRILIEVEGKGGHAAKPHQCIDTVVVMAAIIQAVQTIASRNVDPQEAVVVSLCHVKAGFTDNVLPQTGMIEGTVRTLDPDIRDMTERRLKEIVEGTAAIYGAKATLQYKRDYPVTVNHDEPAMRAAEIARSIAGADKVNDELVPSMGAEDFSFMLEACPGAFIFVGNGHSAPLHHPDYDFNDELIPIGASYWVKTVEAAMPA from the coding sequence ATGCCGATTGTCAATCGCATCGCCGACTTTCACGACGAGATCACGCAGGTCCGCCGCGACCTTCATCAGCAACCGGAGCTCATGTTCGACGTCCACAAGACCGCCCAACGGGTGGTTGAGGAACTGAAAGGCTATGGCATTCAGGACATCACGACCGGTGTCGGCAGAAGCGGCGTCGTTGCCGTGATTGAAGGAAAATCCAACACATCTGGCAAGACGGTTGGCCTGCGCGCGGATATGGACGCGCTGCCGCTACAGGAAACATCGGGCAAACCCTATGCCTCGAAGATCGACGGAACGATGCATGCCTGTGGCCACGACGGCCACACCGCCATGCTGCTGGCAGCAGCCAAATATCTGCAGGAGACCCGCAATTTCGACGGCAAGGTCGTTCTGATCTTCCAGCCAGCCGAAGAAGGTGGCGGTGGCGCCCGCGAGATGGTCGACGATGGCCTCATCAGCCGCTGGGGCATCACCGAAGTCTACGGCATGCACAACTGGCCCGAGCTTGATCTGGGCACCTTTGCCATCTGCAAGGGATCGATCATGGCCTCGGCCGACCGCATCCTGATCGAGGTCGAGGGCAAGGGCGGCCACGCGGCCAAGCCTCACCAGTGCATCGATACGGTCGTCGTCATGGCAGCGATTATTCAGGCCGTTCAGACCATCGCCAGCCGCAATGTCGATCCGCAGGAAGCGGTCGTCGTCTCCCTCTGCCATGTGAAGGCAGGCTTCACCGACAACGTCCTGCCCCAGACCGGCATGATCGAGGGAACCGTTCGCACGCTAGATCCGGATATCCGGGACATGACCGAACGGCGCCTGAAGGAAATCGTGGAAGGAACTGCCGCCATCTATGGAGCGAAGGCCACCCTTCAGTACAAGCGCGACTATCCGGTGACGGTCAACCACGACGAACCCGCCATGCGTGCCGCCGAAATTGCCCGTTCCATCGCAGGAGCGGACAAGGTCAACGATGAACTCGTGCCATCTATGGGGGCAGAGGACTTCTCCTTCATGCTTGAAGCCTGCCCCGGAGCCTTCATTTTCGTTGGCAACGGCCACAGCGCTCCCCTGCACCATCCTGACTATGATTTCAATGATGAGCTGATCCCTATCGGGGCCTCATATTGGGTAAAGACTGTCGAAGCAGCGATGCCTGCCTGA
- a CDS encoding D-alanyl-D-alanine carboxypeptidase family protein: protein MLVVSVLKDCRSLLEKTALKVGFLVLFAVLMASGAASAAQSAKAKQSAPQDLTLPPHPLLLMDVNTGNVLYHQKGNQKWYPASLTKLMTAYVTFKAIAAGEISEDSVVTISAHALSYPPSKMGFKVGTQLTMGNALKMMLVKSANDIAAAIGERVAGSEPDFARRMNQEAARLGMRASHFVNANGLYAQGQTSSARDMAVLARQILLEFPQYRSLFQIPSIRHGKRVLKSYNSLLETFRGANGMKTGFVCASGYNIVASAKRGNRQLVAVVMGAPSSQWRSETAAFLLTQGFTRSDMGSGSGTPVTNEAAFGPISRPDDMRSEICPNGQPKWIGQVNFTKSYLSPRFKIMDPVRVTAGIPKRAVKLPVQLASLPMVAPIEKSGLVAKTKAGKVVSLERLPLPKP from the coding sequence ATGCTTGTCGTGTCTGTTCTGAAAGATTGCCGCTCACTGCTCGAAAAGACCGCACTCAAGGTGGGTTTTCTGGTGCTTTTCGCTGTCCTGATGGCATCGGGTGCGGCTTCGGCTGCTCAGAGTGCCAAGGCCAAACAGAGCGCTCCGCAGGACCTGACGCTGCCGCCTCATCCCCTGTTGCTGATGGATGTGAATACGGGCAATGTGCTCTATCATCAAAAGGGAAACCAGAAATGGTATCCGGCTTCGCTCACCAAGCTGATGACTGCCTATGTGACCTTCAAGGCCATCGCTGCGGGTGAAATTTCAGAGGATAGTGTCGTCACGATTTCTGCCCATGCCCTGTCCTATCCACCCTCGAAAATGGGGTTCAAGGTTGGCACCCAGCTGACCATGGGCAATGCGCTGAAGATGATGCTGGTCAAGTCCGCCAATGACATCGCGGCTGCGATTGGCGAGCGTGTGGCGGGCAGCGAGCCTGACTTTGCTCGCCGCATGAATCAGGAGGCAGCCCGTCTTGGCATGCGTGCATCGCATTTCGTCAATGCGAATGGGCTTTACGCGCAGGGTCAGACCTCTTCTGCCCGCGACATGGCAGTTCTGGCGCGCCAGATCCTGCTGGAATTCCCACAATATCGTTCGCTGTTCCAGATCCCGTCGATCCGTCACGGCAAGCGCGTGCTCAAATCCTACAACAGCCTGCTCGAGACCTTCCGCGGTGCGAACGGCATGAAGACGGGCTTTGTCTGCGCTTCGGGATATAACATCGTAGCGTCGGCCAAGCGCGGCAATCGCCAGCTCGTCGCTGTCGTCATGGGCGCACCAAGTTCCCAGTGGCGGTCTGAGACAGCTGCTTTTCTTCTGACGCAAGGGTTCACACGCTCGGACATGGGATCCGGTAGCGGTACTCCCGTGACCAACGAGGCAGCTTTCGGTCCGATCAGCCGTCCGGATGACATGCGCAGCGAGATCTGCCCGAACGGACAGCCGAAATGGATCGGTCAGGTCAACTTCACCAAGAGCTATCTGTCTCCCCGCTTCAAGATTATGGATCCGGTGCGGGTGACGGCGGGCATTCCGAAGCGGGCCGTCAAGCTTCCGGTGCAGCTTGCTTCGCTGCCCATGGTTGCGCCGATCGAGAAAAGCGGGCTTGTGGCCAAGACCAAGGCTGGCAAGGTCGTCTCGCTTGAGCGCCTGCCTCTGCCCAAACCCTGA
- a CDS encoding sulfurtransferase TusA family protein, translated as MQELDLSGLKCPMPVLRTQKALAGLHAGDRLAVVTTDPLASLDLPSFCGQKGHRLVSSQQIDGTRMRFVVEKG; from the coding sequence ATGCAAGAACTCGATCTGTCCGGCCTCAAATGCCCGATGCCGGTGTTGCGAACACAGAAGGCTCTTGCAGGGCTTCATGCAGGCGACCGGCTTGCAGTGGTCACGACCGATCCTCTGGCGTCCCTCGATCTGCCGAGCTTCTGCGGCCAAAAAGGCCATCGCCTGGTGTCATCCCAACAGATTGACGGCACAAGAATGCGCTTCGTCGTGGAAAAGGGCTGA
- a CDS encoding DUF924 family protein, which yields MAAARDVLRFWFSADPKSWFVKDAAFDSEISTRFGALLDAARDGRLPDWEDDLYSLLALIIVLDQFSRNVFRNSALAFSLDPEALRLSHKLVAHPDFDRLSQHEKQFGIMPMMHAEDLVEQENCLKWMERIELADGVKFAKIHLDIIEAFGRFPHRNAVLGRKSTPEEKAFLEAGGFAG from the coding sequence ATGGCAGCGGCAAGAGATGTTCTGCGATTCTGGTTTTCTGCCGATCCCAAGTCATGGTTCGTCAAGGATGCCGCGTTCGATAGTGAGATCAGCACGCGGTTTGGTGCCCTACTGGATGCCGCCCGAGACGGGCGACTACCGGACTGGGAAGATGATCTTTACAGTCTCCTCGCTCTGATCATCGTGCTCGATCAGTTCTCCCGCAATGTCTTTCGCAATTCGGCCCTGGCTTTCTCCCTTGATCCCGAGGCACTTCGATTGTCGCACAAGCTCGTTGCGCATCCTGACTTCGATCGGCTGAGCCAGCATGAGAAGCAGTTCGGCATCATGCCGATGATGCATGCGGAAGATCTGGTGGAGCAGGAAAATTGCCTGAAATGGATGGAGCGGATCGAGCTTGCGGATGGTGTGAAATTCGCCAAGATCCATCTTGATATCATCGAGGCATTCGGGCGGTTTCCGCATCGCAATGCGGTGCTAGGCAGGAAGAGCACGCCCGAAGAGAAGGCCTTTCTGGAAGCCGGGGGTTTTGCTGGCTGA
- a CDS encoding GNAT family N-acetyltransferase, with translation MLLRSDTALEGFGILDQFDSPFMHEAFLRASEGRICSGPVEFVDEQGYRLAWEEQRSSFALGATVATYWAHGYGPIGGGFCSSGGEWERSEVGFHTALDRMADASGADLIVWPYFPLEAREFGWLCSWLSGRLDRDVSRLMLSMREHKRAFLDARAGDARTGQEGRGTGGGIVLSRNKRKTLGRQVRRLEELGGVHFRSTLQDLATDEAMERFLLTESSGWKAQHGTALAVDEKLNAFVMGFMPQMIEEGRAQVDLMMLDDKCIAGLISLRAGRGLFSWKTGMDEVYKRFSPGVHMLLHVSEEAVRDDSIDYVDSLADQGHPVAEHIWAGRRRYAQLFLPLNSHGIAASQSLRAAMAGKDSARYWLKKALGRA, from the coding sequence ATGCTCTTGCGGTCAGACACAGCTCTGGAAGGTTTTGGCATACTGGACCAGTTCGACAGTCCTTTCATGCATGAGGCATTCCTGCGTGCAAGCGAAGGTCGGATCTGTTCTGGGCCAGTCGAGTTTGTCGATGAGCAGGGCTATCGGCTCGCATGGGAAGAGCAGCGATCTTCATTTGCTCTGGGCGCGACGGTTGCGACCTATTGGGCGCATGGATATGGGCCGATTGGCGGAGGGTTCTGCTCGTCGGGTGGCGAGTGGGAGCGTTCCGAGGTCGGATTTCACACGGCCCTTGACCGGATGGCTGATGCGTCCGGTGCCGATCTTATCGTCTGGCCCTATTTCCCGCTTGAAGCACGAGAATTTGGATGGCTGTGCAGCTGGCTGAGCGGGCGGCTTGATCGGGATGTCTCCCGACTGATGCTGTCCATGCGCGAGCACAAGCGCGCCTTCTTGGACGCCCGCGCCGGGGATGCCCGAACCGGGCAGGAGGGACGCGGCACAGGTGGCGGCATCGTGCTTAGCCGCAACAAGCGCAAGACTCTTGGCCGACAGGTGCGCCGTCTTGAGGAGTTGGGGGGCGTGCATTTTCGCTCGACCCTTCAGGATCTCGCGACGGACGAGGCCATGGAGCGGTTTCTGCTGACCGAGTCCTCAGGCTGGAAGGCCCAGCATGGCACGGCACTTGCCGTCGATGAAAAGCTGAACGCTTTCGTCATGGGCTTCATGCCGCAAATGATTGAAGAGGGGCGGGCACAGGTCGATCTGATGATGCTTGATGACAAGTGCATCGCCGGTCTCATTTCGCTGAGAGCGGGGCGCGGCCTGTTCAGCTGGAAAACCGGCATGGACGAGGTTTACAAACGCTTCTCTCCAGGCGTTCACATGCTGCTACATGTCAGCGAAGAAGCGGTCAGGGACGACAGCATCGACTATGTTGACAGCCTTGCGGATCAAGGGCATCCGGTGGCCGAGCATATCTGGGCAGGGCGTCGGCGCTATGCTCAACTGTTCCTGCCGCTCAACAGCCACGGCATTGCCGCCTCACAGAGTCTGAGGGCGGCAATGGCTGGCAAGGACAGCGCTCGCTATTGGCTGAAAAAGGCACTCGGGCGCGCCTGA